The proteins below are encoded in one region of Silene latifolia isolate original U9 population chromosome 2, ASM4854445v1, whole genome shotgun sequence:
- the LOC141641727 gene encoding uncharacterized protein LOC141641727, translating to MGLAWNCRGLGNALSPTIPKIRALLSKKYYDFIFLMETKCNVSSISPLFRSFGFEMYVGMDAIGASRGLWVGWRSGEKISHVYSCMNFVILRIAKYNGLLWYLVLFYGAPKASMRASGLRGAAVFNEWKVRIELVDIPFKGPCFTWCNNRKGLNRVYERIDKALASKDWFAVFPNIGLKHYPIQISDHAPIELDLNLVQNVNRKPYKLDSWALEHEACLMEIREAWYVNIVGSPAFRTVRKLALVRQRVKSWTLDKKSEWTQKWEDFDLRLEKGMDLVIREGKDEEFTKVDEEVRAFARAAASFWKQRAKLRWTIDGDACTKYFFQLG from the exons ATGGGATTGGCTTGGAATTGTAGGGGGCTTGGTAATGCGCTCTCCCCTACAATTCCTAAGATAAGAGCGCTTCTTAGTAAGAAGTATTATGATTTTATCTTTCTTATGGAGACAAAATGTAATGTTAGTTCGATTAGCCCTTTGTTTcgtagttttggttttgaaatgtATGTTGGTATGGATGCTATAGGCGCATCGAGAGGTTTATGGGTGGGATGGCGTAGTGGTGAAAAAATAAGCCATGTCTACTCTTGTATGAATTTTGTCATCCTCCGTATTGCGAAATATAATGGGCTTTTGTGGTATTTGGTTCTTTTCTATGGGGCTCCGAAAGCATCTATGCGAGCTTCG GGCCTTAGGGGTGCCGCGGTTTTTAATGAATGGAAGGTACGAATTGAGCTTGTGGACATTCCCTTCAAAGGACCGTGCTTCACTTGGTGTAATAATAGAAAAGGTCTAAATCGTGTGTATGAACGAATTGACAAGGCGTTAGCTTCTAAGGATTGGTTTGCGGTCTTCCCTAATATTGGGTTGAAACATTATCCGATACAGATTTCTGACCATGCGCCAATTGAATTAGATCTTAATCTTGTACAAAATGTAAATAGGAAACCTTATAAATTGGACTCTTGGGCGCTTGAACATGAGGCGTGTCTGATGGAAATTAGGGAAGCTTGGTATGTAAATATTGTGGGATCCCCGGCTTTCAGAACTGTTAGAAAATTGGCTTTGGTAAGGCAGAGAGTGAAGTCATGGACTCTTGATAAGAAAAGTGAGTGGACTCAAAAATGGGAAGATTTTGATTTACGTCTGGAAAAGGGCATGGACTTGGTTATAAGGGAGGGAAAGGATGAGGAGTTTACCAAGGTTGATGAAGAAGTACGGGCTTTTGCTAGAGCAGCCGCTAGTTTTTGGAAACAAAGAGCAAAGTTACGGTGGACTATTGATGGTGATGCTTGTACCAAATATTTTTTTCAACTGGGTTAA
- the LOC141643554 gene encoding calcium-transporting ATPase 2, plasma membrane-type-like, protein MESYLNENFDVKPKGSSDEVLEKWRKLCGVVKNPKRRFRFTANLSKRYEAAAMRRTNQEKLRIAVLVSKAAFQFIQGFTSSEYVVPPEVKAAGYDICPEELSSIVEGHDLKKVTAYGGANGIANKLCTTAESGLTTEPTAIGRRQEIFGINKFAEPELRSFWVYVWEALQDMTLMILGVCAFVSLIVGIATEGWPKGAHDGLGIVASILLVVFVTATSDYRQSLQFRDLDKEKKKIAIQVTRNGFRQKMSIYELLPGDIVHLSIGDQVPADGLFISGFSVLIDESSLTGESEPVMVSAENPFLLSGTKVQDGSCKMLITTVGMRTQWGKLMATLSEGGDDETPLQVKLNGVATIIGKIGLFFAVVTFAVLVNGMIAQKWREGTHFHWAGNEAVALLEYFAIAVTIVVVAVPEGLPLAVTLSLAFAMKKMMNDKALVRNLAACETMGSATTICSDKTGTLTTNRMTVVKSCICTKVKEITSDTTLRSELPEPTLKLLLQSIFNNTGGEVVANKQGKHEILGTPTDAALLQLGLSLGGDFQAERQSAKLIKLEPFNSTKKRMGVVLELPDGRVLAHTKGASEIVLGACSKVINANGEVVPLNGEVLEHLKVTIDQFAGEALRTLCLAYMDVDSKFSPNDSIPTEGFTCIGIVGIKDPVRPGVRESVAICRSAGITVRMVTGDNINTAKAIARECGILTDDGIAIEGPEFREKSQAELDILIPKIQVMARSSPLDKHMLVKQLRTTFNEVVAVTGDGTNDAPALHEADIGLAMGIAGTEVAKESADVIILDDNFSTIVTVAKWGRSVYINIQKFVQFQLTVNVVALLVNFFSACWTGSAPLTAVQLLWVNMIMDTLGALALATEPPNNELMKRKPVGRSGNFISNVMWRNILGQSFYQFMVIWYLQAKGKAVFGLEGSHGDLQLNTLIFNAFVFCQIFNEVSSRNMEEIDVFKGILDNYVFVTVISATLFSQIIIVECLGTFANTTPLSLLQWAVSILIGFIGMPVAAALKMIPV, encoded by the exons atggagAGTTATTTGAATGAAAACTTTGATGTTAAACCAAAAGGATCTTCAGATGAAGTATTGGAAAAATGGCGCAAACTTTGCGGCGTCGTCAAAAACCCCAAACGTCGCTTTCGGTTTACTGCCAATCTTTCCAAACGTTACGAGGCCGCCGCTATGCGCCGGACTAATCAG GAGAAGTTGAGGATTGCTGTTCTAGTGTCGAAAGCCGCATTTCAGTTTATTCAAG GTTTTACGTCAAGCGAGTATGTGGTGCCCCCGGAAGTGAAAGCAGCAGGATATGATATATGTCCTGAAGAATTGAGTTCCATTGTTGAGGGTCATGATCTAAAGAAGGTAACTGCATATGGTGGAGCGAATGGTATTGCGAACAAGCTCTGCACGACAGCTGAAAGTGGGCTTACGACTGAGCCAACTGCCATTGGTCGAAGGCAAGAGATATTTGGCATTAACAAGTTTGCTGAGCCTGAACTTCGGAGTTTTTGGGTTTATGTTTGGGAAGCCCTTCAGGATATGACATTGATGATTCTGGGTGTTTGTGCGTTTGTGTCTCTTATTGTTGGCATAGCCACGGAAGGTTGGCCTAAGGGAGCTCATGATGGGCTAGGGATTGTAGCATCCATCTTGCTTGTTGTGTTTGTTACTGCAACTAGTGATTACCGTCAGTCTTTGCAATTCAGGGATCTCGATAAAGAGAAAAAGAAGATTGCTATACAGGTTACTAGGAACGGTTTTAGGCAGAAAATGTCTATATATGAGCTGCTTCCTGGTGATATTGTTCATTTGTCTATCGGCGACCAAGTCCCAGCTGATGGACTTTTTATCTCTGGATTCTCTGTGTTAATAGATGAATCGAGTTTAACTGGAGAGAGTGAGCCTGTCATGGTTAGTGCTGAGAATCCCTTTCTTCTGTCTGGTACCAAGGTCCAAGACGGATCTTGCAAGATGTTAATCACCACTGTTGGAATGAGAACTCAATGGGGAAAGTTGATGGCAACGCTTAGTGAAGGTGGAGATGATGAGACTCCCTTACAGGTTAAGCTTAATGGGGTTGCCACCATTATTGGGAAAATCGGTCTTTTCTTTGCTGTGGTGACTTTTGCAGTACTTGTTAACGGGATGATAGCCCAAAAATGGAGAGAGGGGACTCATTTCCATTGGGCTGGAAATGAGGCAGTGGCATTATTAGAGTATTTTGCTATTGCTGTGACAATTGTTGTTGTGGCTGTTCCCGAGGGGCTGCCATTGGCTGTGACACTAAGTCTTGCCTTTGCTATGAAGAAAATGATGAATGACAAAGCCCTAGTACGTAACTTGGCCGCTTGTGAGACCATGGGTTCAGCTACTACCATCTGCAGTGACAAAACCGGGACGCTGACTACCAATCGCATGACTGTGGTGAAATCTTGTATATGCACTAAGGTAAAGGAAATTACTAGCGACACTACCTTGCGTTCTGAGTTACCCGAGCCTACTCTGAAGCTTTTGCTTCAATCCATATTCAATAACACGGGCGGTGAAGTAGTTGCCAATAAACAAGGGAAGCATGAAATCTTGGGAACTCCTACTGATGCTGCTCTATTGCAATTGGGTTTGTCACTTGGTGGTGATTTCCAGGCAGAAAGACAATCAGCTAAGCTTATCAAGTTGGAGCCATTCAACTCTACAAAGAAGAGGATGGGTGTAGTGTTAGAACTACCTGATGGGCGCGTACTGGCCCATACTAAGGGGGCTTCTGAGATTGTTTTAGGTGCCTGTAGTAAGGTGATTAATGCAAATGGAGAGGTTGTTCCCCTTAATGGGGAAGTATTGGAGCATCTTAAGGTTACAATTGATCAGTTTGCTGGTGAAGCTCTTCGAACCTTGTGTCTTGCCTACATGGATGTAGATAGCAAATTTTCTCCAAATGACTCGATTCCCACTGAAGGCTTCACTTGCATAGGAATAGTAGGCATCAAAGATCCCGTTCGGCCAGGTGTCAGAGAGTCAGTTGCTATCTGTCGTTCTGCAGGGATAACAGTTAGAATGGTTACTGGAGACAACATAAACACAGCCAAGGCAATTGCTAGAGAATGTGGTATTCTTACTGATGACGGTATAGCCATAGAAGGCCCAGAGTTTCGCGAAAAGAGCCAGGCGGAATTGGATATACTCATACCAAAAATTCAG GTTATGGCAAGGTCTTCTCCTCTTGACAAACATATGCTTGTGAAGCAATTGCGAACAACATTTAATGAAGTTGTAGCAGTCACAGGAGATGGAACGAATGATGCTCCCGCCCTTCATGAAGCTGATATTGGACTTGCAATGGGAATTGCTGGTACTGAG GTGGCGAAAGAGAGTGCTGATGTTATCATTCTAGATGACAATTTCTCCACCATTGTTACCGTTGCTAAATGGGGGCGTTCAGTTTACATAAACATTCAAAAGTTCGTGCAGTTTCAGTTGACTGTCAATGTCGTTGCCCTACTTGTTAACTTCTTTTCAGCCTGCTGGACAG GGAGTGCTCCACTCACTGCTGTTCAACTGTTGTGGGTCAACATGATCATGGATACCCTTGGGGCTCTTGCATTGGCTACTGAGCCTCCAAATAATGAGTTAATGAAGCGGAAGCCAGTCGGGAGGTCAGGAAATTTTATTAGCAATGTCATGTGGAGGAACATATTAGGCCAGTCTTTCTATCAGTTTATGGTGATTTGGTACCTCCAAGCAAAGGGGAAGGCAGTGTTCGGTCTCGAAGGCTCTCACGGTGATCTGCAGTTGAATACACTTATCTTTAACGCATTCGTCTTCTGTCAG ATATTCAACGAAGTAAGCTCCCGGAACATGGAGGAGATAGATGTTTTTAAGGGCATTTTGGACAACTATGTTTTTGTTACAGTCATTAGTGCCACCCTTTTCTCCCAGATCATAATTGTGGAATGCCTGGGTACATTTGCCAACACAACTCCTCTCAGTCTTCTACAGTGGGCAGTCAGTATCCTCATCGGATTTATAGGCATGCCAGTTGCAGCCGCCTTGAAGATGATTCCCGTGTAA